In Xenopus tropicalis strain Nigerian chromosome 5, UCB_Xtro_10.0, whole genome shotgun sequence, one genomic interval encodes:
- the LOC101732219 gene encoding cuticle collagen 40-like encodes MSASIEEMLARIRAEAEKRGDEWLRQLLPSQQDQPPTTPTRRSRRSRPPSRLSPSPPTRRRRPASPSPQPPTSGSPGLQRATRRSRIPAGTPPSGRQEPATPTGGARSGGSSARRRSRGPGAAGEDHVEEASEAEAGAPGRTSTPGTSRRLRGQASTGPGGSQEGRSATRAGQGDAPGPREGGGARRRGQETRMAGAPMQGGAPAVSFTPERVGGTATAQTAWGTAPQAAGTTEGGLGAGGPATGGAWAYSHDPDTRGGTTAAQAAWGRPGADTAANSWGAGGPAGATQGGPTPAGLPGCGPPNPSRPAGVGLGQATGDMMEGTRAVPCNAAAGWEGTTAAPTVAAQGMPPPALYSAGVQVRERRSSHSTASAGDITGNHRPGQHDLQPQRQRSGTDSDL; translated from the coding sequence ATGTCTGCCAGCATTGAAGAGATGCTAGCCCGCATCAGGGCAGAAGCTGAGAAGAGGGGAGACGAGTGGCTTCGCCAGCTTCTACCCAGCCAGCAGGACCAACCCCCCACAACACCTACCAGGAGGTCCCGAAGATCCCGGCCGCCCAGCAGGCTCAGCCCATCGCCACCAACGCGCAGGAGGAGGCCCGCATCCCCGAGCCCGCAGCCACCCACCAGCGGGAGCCCGGGACTGCAGAGAGCCACCAGACGCAGCAGGATCCCAGCCGGAACCCCCCCTTCGGGCCGCCAGGAGCCAGCCACCCCCACAGGCGGAGCACGGAGCGGAGGATCCAGCGCCCGCCGCAGAAGCAGAGGACCCGGCGCGGCCGGCGAGGACCACGTGGAGGAGGCATCCGAGGCAGAGGCAGGCGCCCCAGGGAGGACCAGCACCCCAGGAACGTCCAGGCGGCTCCGCGGTCAGGCAAGTACTGGGCCGGGTGGGAGCCAGGAGGGCAGAAGCGCTACACGCGCCGGGCAGGGAGACGCGCCTGGGCCTCGGGAGGGGGGAGGGGCCAGAAGGCGGGGCCAGGAAACGCGCATGGCGGGCGCGCCGATGCAGGGGGGGGCCCCGGCAGTCAGCTTTACCCCAGAGAGGGTTGGGGGCACAGCGACAGCCCAGACAGCGTGGGGCACTGCTCCACAGGCGGCAGGCACAACAGAGGGCGGGCTAGGAGCGGGCGGGCCCGCGACAGGGGGGGCCTGGGCCTACAGCCACGACCCAGACACAAGGGGGGGAACAACAGCGGCCCAGGCTGCATGGGGCAGGCCTGGGGCAGACACAGCAGCAAACAGCTGGGGAGCGGGTGGGCCGGCCGGCGCCACCCAGGGGGGCCCAACACCAGCGGGTTTGCCCGGATGCGGGCCTCCTAACCCATCACGGCCAGCAGGAGTGGGCCTGGGGCAAGCAACAGGGGACATGATGGAGGGCACGCGGGCAGTACCCTGTAATGCCGCGGCGGGGTGGGAGGGAACAACGGCTGCACCCACCGTGGCGGCCCAGGGCATGCCCCCCCCCGCTTTGTATTCCGCAGGTGTACAGGTCAGAGAGCGGAGGAGCAGCCACAGCACAGCATCCGCGGGGGACATCACAGGAAACCACAGGCCGGGACAGCACGATCTCCAGCCACAACGACAGCGCAG